A window from Triticum aestivum cultivar Chinese Spring chromosome 6D, IWGSC CS RefSeq v2.1, whole genome shotgun sequence encodes these proteins:
- the LOC123143570 gene encoding uncharacterized protein produces the protein MARGKVAEWIRKRTMPRKPAAKRQSSKSGASEPILPSEAAHESWSSAAGGAPAPTPRNAAVSGSGNDAVGAGGGGAPPAHSKSRASAFLSALMRWRPRVNVMAVLCEHVVYHMMWLVESVVLVGRLCFFLMRFGFKQL, from the coding sequence ATGGCGCGTGGGAAGGTGGCCGAGTGGATACGGAAGCGTACGATGCCGAGAAAGCCGGCGGCTAAGCGCCAGAGCAGTAAGAGCGGGGCATCGGAACCGATACTTCCGAGCGAGGCGGCGCACGAGAGTTGGAGCAGTGCCGCCGGCGGGGCGCCAGCGCCAACGCCTAGGAATGCAGCCGTGAGTGGGAGCGGGAATGATGCAGTTGGtgctggtggtggcggcgctccACCGGCGCATTCCAAGTCCCGGGCAAGCGCCTTCCTGTCGGCGCTTATGAGGTGGCGGCCTCGCGTGAACGTGATGGCCGTGCTGTGCGAGCATGTGGTGTACCACATGATGTGGCTGGTGGAGTCCGTGGTGTTGGTGGGCAGGCTCTGCTTCTTCCTCATGCGCTTTGGCTTCAAGCAGCTCTAA